The Nocardia terpenica nucleotide sequence CGAACCCGAAAAATGAGATCCCCAATACCTACCCCCCGCAAACCGAAAGCCCTTACGACAGCCGAAAACCGCTACCGAACCAAAATTCAATGACACATCCATCCATTCACCCAATCGATGACACATCACCATCCCAACACACCCACCCCCTACTCAACTTCCCAGCAACTCCCCCCGATCCGCGAACCCAATCAATCCCGCAGTCCCCTATACACCCCCGGAACACCCACCCCAGAAGACCGGTCACCCCGCTAAACAAGCAAGCCTTAGACCGCCCCCAAACACCCCGAACCCCGCCACAGGAAGACCGGTCACCCCGTCACCACAAGCAAGCATTGCGCACACAAATTCGAACAACACAACACCAACCGCACAAGATATATAGAACCGCAACCACCCCGAAAGCGAACCAACACCGAAGCCGCACGCGGCCCCCAACATCGGAGCCGCCGCACGCCCCTCCCAACACCGAGACCGCACGTCCCTCCCAACACCGAAGCCGCACGTCCCTCCCGCCTCCGAGGCCGCACGTCCCGAAGCCGCAACCACCATTAAGGAGACGCACCCACTGGCAGGGGGTCCGGGGGGCGAAGCCCCGCCGGGCTGGGGTGTGGGGGCTGCGCCCCCACAAGATACGAACGAAACGAGCCCTGCATGCGCTTTCCGCATGCAGGGCTCGCCTACGAGAGAAGTGGGTGGCCAAGGCCGGGATCGAACCGGCGACCTTCCGCTTTTCAGGCGGACGCTCGTACCAACTGAGCTACCTGGCCGGGGGGCACCCGTACCGAATGCCTTTCGCACATTGTGCGACCCTGACGGGACTCGAACCCGCGACCTCCGCCGTGACAGGGCGGCGCGCTAACCAACTGCGCCACAGGGCCTTGCTCTGCTCTCAACGGTGTTGCCACCGTACCCCCTACGGGATTCGAACCCGCGCTACCGCCTTGAAAGGGCGGCGTCCTAGGCCGCTAGACGAAGGGGGCCCGCCGGATATCTCCGGTCCGTATCTCAACGGCTTCCGTTGGGAGCCCGCATAGCTTATGACAGGCCGCGCGGGATTCCCAAATCGGCTGGTCAGAGGCCCAGGTTGAGATCTTCGAGCCGTGCGGTCGTGCGCCATCCGACCCGGCGGAACTCCTCGGCCCATTCGGGTGTCGACATTCCGTCGACGATCACCTCCATCGCCTCGGTGAACCGCGAGCGCAGGTCCACACCGGTGCCGAGCAGGTCGATAATGTACCGCTGACCGGCCAGCGCCGCCGCGAGCGTGCGGGTGAACCGGTCCGGGTCGGCATCGGTGCGCAGTTGTTTCTGTTCGATGGCCCGCACCGCCAGCAGCCGGGTGGCGCGCCCGAGAATGCGCCCGCCGCCCGCCTGGACGTCGCGATAGAACTCCGGCTCGATGATGAGCCGGAACTCGGCCTGGATGATGATGTCGTGCTCCAATCGGAGCGCGACCTCGTCGATCATGCCGTGCATGATGTCCAGCGGCCCGAGATCGGTTCGAGCGAGCCACCTTTCGGTGGTCGCCCGGTACCGCTCGACGGCGGCCTCCAGGACCGCCCGTGCCAGGTCCTCCTTCGAGTCGAAGTGGAAGTACATGGCGCCCTTGGTGGCACGCGATCCCTCCAATATCCGATTGAGTGATGCAGCGGCATAACCGCTCTTACCGAATTCAACGGCGGCGGACCTGATGATCGCCGCGCGAGTCCGGCGGGCCCGCTCTTGCTGCCGTGCCATGCTCGAAACGCCTCCGAAGCTACTTGTCGCCGGCGGACCACCGTGGGGGAGCAGTCCTCGACGCGAAGTTATGAGATTTTCGAATACTTAACTCGGGCTACTGCCCGGTTTTTCAGACTTTTGGTACGAAAACTCGCTAGATAGACTGAAGCACACCAGCTGGTATAGTTTTCGACGCCCAGGTGTGCCGCAGGGGGTGCGCACCTGGGCGGTTTGTTTCGTCTCGGCTCTGCCTCCTGCGACGCGGTCTTCAGATCGCCGCGATCGGCCTGACCGGTCGCGACACGTTCGGGCACATCAACCATAGGCCGAATCCCATCTCGCCGGGGTACTCCCGGTTCTTCCGGAATTCACCAAGCGGTCACCGTACCTCGAAACGTGGTCGC carries:
- a CDS encoding TetR/AcrR family transcriptional regulator encodes the protein MARQQERARRTRAAIIRSAAVEFGKSGYAAASLNRILEGSRATKGAMYFHFDSKEDLARAVLEAAVERYRATTERWLARTDLGPLDIMHGMIDEVALRLEHDIIIQAEFRLIIEPEFYRDVQAGGGRILGRATRLLAVRAIEQKQLRTDADPDRFTRTLAAALAGQRYIIDLLGTGVDLRSRFTEAMEVIVDGMSTPEWAEEFRRVGWRTTARLEDLNLGL